The Naumovozyma dairenensis CBS 421 chromosome 3, complete genome genome has a window encoding:
- the NDAI0C00100 gene encoding uncharacterized protein, translating to MDVIRIDENHWVIDHFLVQERNGVKYIKHFTNSDRYLDQYRRHKVNLMNTINLKKLSSEYPNTSIIPCQSKLIFDHVQTFTYEFYRKGEGLFKVNARTPRRFRDISSPFTVIPFFPKAGPAKYLYYQNNSLQTNVIPPAFNRIIHSHNSSFFVKTLCLENIKLKTSDIEILLEYQPVKSIYQNLSVEMATRTYKDVREEYKERPFIRSFTSRDTKEPFPKQYRSTTFSRYAKSFAFILYLIDNFRRFSFGTPRICNNLPIPLFNIDSTIEERTEKYSDFFCYLYESKDKALACINILFRVMAFDWNRSLETKYEVKTLSHFKSTIDTFKGISIYLCLHRHIHPTDKYSNTDKYFITDCTTVWDWIKKIYSILLTEYRTTKVISKPCAPDGYLIGGLRFSRQYIQIFYQDIINRYDSNLEVIKKSYLNVQAPSVMGRKLLGTQGLCLEDDRANHKGSLVNLFPMELISKFLPYLSTAQIVEEEAKQEIKSAIDDMGVCLMWLIYFSTGGPYRFPDLQIIKYAGNERNIFFDATGKCIELDTTYSKFRISKRLCKVVDQHTTFYLVHYILVCRSLLNNILGDFYAEINRDLFASGRKPNSVADDERNNVESKNSMGNVDEDEDEEESNQLFDEEEDAEEDADENKDDIIVPPINIFNEGKNLTDLDYSRQILHSTLFIDINTNKIVHYERFKKFISQYPSSWEGKRLTFRDMRHGMIGLLREYVASGYNERFELSKEEYAGHDANTGYTDYAVNPYKARHTPISKRSEVLSKLWQEWLGLRTYHEKKKFTPLHRTKEPKLPTLTQSLYDIAYVRSSFFYDSRCLSEQENMLLLDIYMGQANLHPIQISPKDDAFNWYKLPIYALSEVAANKNQISFIFEPTLSAKILALQKLSEIKSSLKVGGFDSIENIEFGPEEHDFKYSIYVGTFENLLDRNFCDLIHKWDETMVKLSLCYLVINGFEKVNEDLIKDLNIGSIKWFFKILLFTKVDARHQTKILMKNLGILKQLISVKRIDISECIYYHNLLKELPLKDVYKELWKEESGYGTLQKCCSYSKRYLQLFNSRTNKKIVIISKQADAADALHAMLGDISIKITEKIDIRERFRLMDTFREQPNSKILIGTKVLLDFPNVENVALVLLMDYMPTISDYITFSSMITKENGIISSIFCEGSFEKDSMTLDCPTNQIRKFYGISETQPCNCCNNSNERVRELLIEVHSND from the coding sequence ATGGATGTAATTCGAATTGATGAAAACCATTGGGTCATTGATCATTTTCTGGTgcaagaaagaaatggtGTAAAGTATATAAAACATTTCACAAATTCAGATCGCTACTTGGACCAATATCGTAGGCATAAAGTAAACTTAATGAACACAATCAATCTCAAAAAATTAAGTAGTGAATATCCAAATACTTCCATCATTCCTTGTCaatcaaaattaatttttgatcATGTGCAAACATTTACTTATGAATTCTACCGTAAAGGAGAGGGACTTTTTAAAGTTAATGCTAGAACACCTAGAAGATTCAGAGATATTAGCTCTCCTTTCACTGTTATTCCTTTCTTTCCGAAAGCTGGTCCTgctaaatatttatacTACCAAAATAATTCACTACAAACAAATGTTATCCCTCCTGCTTTTAATAGGATTATTCATTCACACAATAGctctttttttgtaaagACACTTTGTTTAGAAAACATTAAATTAAAAACATCCGACATAGAAATATTGTTGGAATATCAACCGGTTAAATCAATCtatcaaaatttatcaGTAGAGATGGCTACACGTACATACAAAGATGTTAGGGAGGAATACAAAGAAAGACCATTTATAAGGTCATTTACTTCACGAGACACCAAAGAACCATTCCCAAAACAATATAGATCAACAACCTTTTCCCGGTATGCAAAATCATTTGCCTTCATTCTCTACCTTATCGACAATTTCAGAAGATTTAGTTTTGGGACTCCACGAATTTGTAACAATCTTCCAATACCTTTATTCAACATCGACTCTacaattgaagaaagaactgaaaaatatagcgattttttttgttatctCTACGAGTCAAAGGATAAAGCACTAGCTTGTATCAATATCTTATTTAGAGTGATGGCCTTTGATTGGAACCGTTCCCTTGAAACTAAGTATGAAGTGAAAACATTGAGTCACTTTAAATCCACAATTGACACTTTTAAAGGTATCTCAATTTACCTTTGTCTTCATAGACATATTCACCCCACAGATAAATATAGTAACACAgacaaatattttatcaCTGACTGTACCACTGTGTGGGATTGGattaagaaaatttattcaatattattgacTGAATATCGCACTACAAAAGTTATTTCAAAACCTTGTGCTCCTGATGGTTACCTTATTGGTGGTTTAAGATTCTCAAGACAGTATATTCAGATATTTTATCAAGACATAATTAATAGGtatgattcaaatttagAAGTCATTAAAAAATCTTACTTAAATGTACAAGCACCTTCAGTAATGGGAAGAAAGTTGTTGGGTACACAGGGGTTATGTTTGGAGGACGATAGAGCTAATCATAAAGGTTCTTTAGTCAATTTGTTTCCCATGGAGttgatttccaaatttcttCCCTACCTTTCAACTGCTCAAAtagtagaagaagaagctaaacaagaaattaaatcCGCAATCGATGATATGGGTGTTTGCTTGATGTGGTTAATATACTTCTCAACTGGTGGTCCGTACAGGTTTCCAGATTTAcaaattataaaatatGCAGGcaatgaaagaaatattttctttgatgCAACTGGTAAGTGTATTGAGTTGGACACAACATATTCCAAATTCAGGATTTCTAAACGTCTGTGCAAGGTCGTGGATCAACACACCACATTCTATTTGgttcattatattttagTTTGTAGGTCTCTCCTCAATAATATACTCGGAGATTTCTATGCTGAGATTAACAGAGATTTATTTGCTAGTGGAAGGAAACCGAATTCAGTCGCCGATGATGAACGTAACAACGTAGAGAGCAAAAATTCAATGGGGAATGTCGATGAAGAcgaagacgaagaagaaagcaATCAACTTTTtgatgaggaagaagaCGCTGAAGAAGACgctgatgaaaataaagatgatattattgttccacctattaatatcttcaatgaaGGGAAGAATCTTACTGATCTGGATTACTCTCGTCAGATTTTACATTCCACTTTgtttattgatattaatacGAATAAAATAGTTCATTACGAGagattcaagaaatttataTCTCAATATCCTTCATCATGGGAGGGCAAAAGATTGACATTTAGGGATATGCGTCATGGTATGATAGGTTTACTCAGGGAGTATGTAGCTAGTGGCTATAATGAACGGTTTGAATTATCTAAGGAAGAATATGCAGGCCATGATGCAAATACAGGATATACTGATTATGCTGTCAACCCATATAAAGCCAGACATACTCCAATTAGCAAAAGATCTGAAGTATTGAGTAAATTATGGCAAGAATGGTTAGGTTTAAGAACGTATCatgagaaaaagaaattcacACCATTGCATAGAACCAAAGAGCCAAAACTACCAACCCTCACTCAATCTCTTTATGATATTGCATATGTGAGAAGTTCATTTTTCTATGACTCTCGATGCTTATCAGAACAGGAGaatatgttattattggatATATACATGGGACAGGCAAATTTACATccaattcaaatttctcCAAAAGATGATGCTTTTAATTGGTATAAGTTGCCAATTTATGCCCTTTCTGAAGTTGCAGCAAACAAGAACCAAATCTCCTTCATATTTGAACCAACCCTGAGTGCAAAAATTTTGGCATTGCAGAAACTCTCCGAAATAAAATCGTCGTTAAAAGTTGGTGGTTTTGattctattgaaaatattgaatttggtCCAGAAGAGCATGActttaaatattccatATATGTTGGTACTTTCgaaaatttattggatCGAAATTTTTGTGATTTAATTCACAAATGGGATGAAACAATGGTTAAACTGTCTCTCTGTTATTTGGTAATTAATGGTTTTGAAAAAGTAAATGAGGATCTCATCaaagatttgaatattGGTTCCATAAAGTGgttcttcaaaatattgCTATTCACAAAGGTTGATGCGCGTCATCAGACtaaaatattgatgaaaaatttagggatattgaaacaattaatcTCGGTAAAGCGCATTGACATATCTGAGTGTATATATTACCACAATTTGTTGAAAGAACTGCCATTGAAAGATGTTTATAAAGAATTGTGGAAAGAGGAATCTGGTTATGGTACGTTACAGAAATGTTGCTCTTATTCTAAACGATACTTgcaattatttaattctaggacaaataagaaaattgtGATTATTTCAAAGCAAGCTGATGCAGCTGATGCTTTGCATGCCATGTTAGGAGATATATCGATTAAAATTactgaaaaaattgacatAAGAGAGAGGTTTAGGTTAATGGATACTTTCAGAGAGCAACCgaattccaaaattttgATTGGAACAAAAGTGTTGCTTGATTTTCCGAATGTTGAAAATGTTGCCCTAGTCTTATTAATGGATTATATGCCAACTATTTCAGATTACATTACCTTCTCCTCTATGataacaaaagaaaacgGCATAATCAGTTCCATTTTTTGCGAAGgatcatttgaaaaagattCCATGACGTTGGATTGTCCAACAAACCagataagaaaattttatGGAATTTCTGAAACCCAGCCCTGCAATTGTTGTAACAACTCCAATGAACGGGTGAGGGAATTGCTAAT